Proteins encoded together in one uncultured Desulfobacter sp. window:
- a CDS encoding BMP family ABC transporter substrate-binding protein encodes MKIKMSVLIAGFVFLFAMCLTGCGEQDQSQQASTGTETAGDTADTAEQTQQVPTAEKKLKAGFIYVGPVGDYGWSHAHDLGKRHVESLYPWLESVIVESVAESDSLRIMDRLVQQQKCDVIFTTSFGYMDDTVKAAEKYPDTKFMHCAGFKRSNNLGTYFGDLYQMYYLNGIMAGALTTSNKLGYVAAYPIPELIRHINAYALGAKAVNPAATVSVKWIYAWYGPDKAKEAAEALIAEGCDALAFTEDTPAVIEVGQAHCEKGKQIYTFSHYSPMQAYGKDSVISGQRMDWGGMYAKILKDIRADTWDPSQDIWWLAKEGAAVLGGSPDDMVNPKFVEPLKQAMIKTEEYGEISVYELVMKRYDQMKQGVDVFDPFTGPISDNTGDIKIRPGERASKDDLLSMMYYVDNVKGEIPNK; translated from the coding sequence ATGAAAATCAAAATGAGTGTACTGATTGCCGGTTTTGTTTTTCTTTTTGCAATGTGCCTTACCGGATGCGGAGAGCAGGACCAATCGCAACAAGCATCTACCGGTACTGAAACAGCGGGGGACACCGCTGACACTGCAGAACAGACACAGCAGGTACCGACTGCGGAAAAAAAGCTGAAAGCCGGTTTTATATATGTAGGGCCTGTGGGTGATTACGGATGGTCCCATGCCCATGATTTAGGCAAACGTCATGTTGAATCCCTGTATCCATGGTTGGAGAGCGTTATTGTGGAATCCGTTGCCGAATCCGATTCCTTGCGAATCATGGACCGTCTTGTTCAGCAACAAAAATGCGACGTGATCTTTACCACAAGTTTCGGTTACATGGATGACACCGTTAAAGCCGCTGAAAAATATCCGGATACAAAATTCATGCACTGCGCCGGTTTTAAGCGCAGCAACAACCTGGGAACCTATTTTGGTGATCTGTATCAGATGTACTACCTTAACGGCATAATGGCAGGGGCATTGACCACATCCAACAAGTTAGGCTATGTTGCCGCCTACCCCATCCCCGAACTTATCCGCCACATCAACGCCTATGCCCTTGGTGCCAAGGCCGTCAACCCGGCTGCCACCGTAAGCGTAAAATGGATCTATGCCTGGTACGGTCCGGACAAAGCCAAGGAGGCCGCCGAAGCATTGATCGCCGAAGGCTGTGATGCGTTGGCGTTCACCGAGGATACCCCGGCGGTGATTGAGGTGGGACAGGCCCATTGTGAAAAAGGCAAACAAATTTACACATTTTCCCATTATTCTCCAATGCAAGCGTACGGTAAAGACTCCGTGATTTCCGGCCAGCGCATGGATTGGGGTGGCATGTATGCTAAAATCCTCAAAGATATTCGTGCAGATACCTGGGACCCCAGCCAGGATATCTGGTGGCTTGCCAAGGAAGGTGCTGCTGTTCTGGGAGGCAGCCCTGATGACATGGTCAACCCCAAATTTGTTGAACCTTTAAAGCAGGCCATGATTAAAACTGAAGAATATGGTGAAATCAGCGTCTATGAACTGGTCATGAAACGCTACGATCAGATGAAACAAGGCGTTGACGTATTTGATCCGTTCACGGGTCCGATTTCTGACAACACGGGTGACATCAAAATCAGGCCTGGGGAACGTGCTTCCAAGGACGATCTGCTTTCCATGATGTATTATGTGGACAATGTAAAAGGCGAAATCCCCAATAAATAG
- the proX gene encoding glycine betaine/L-proline ABC transporter substrate-binding protein ProX translates to MNVAKNICLFLVAVSMITVTPAFASSDKPGEGVTVKPARATWNTGYFQEAIVSRALTELGYKVNKPKDLKNPIFYKALTLGDLDYWCNGWFPMHNDQLPKNFDDKAEKIGYVAPAGGLQGYLVSKDAVEKYNIQSLDDFKREEVKKAFDKNHDGKADLTACPPGWGCEKIIAHHLKVYDLEDDINPVKASYEAGMASAIGAYKAGEPIFFYTWTPNWTVYKLKPGKDVMWVNVPKIMPTKAQTTAVERMTQSGVEGAVTDPVKLGFVVSDIRIVANKKFLADNPAAKKFLEIFTLPLADINEQNTRMNAGEKSAKDIQKHVSEWIAKNQAKWDDWLAQARAAAK, encoded by the coding sequence ATGAACGTTGCAAAAAACATCTGCTTATTTCTGGTTGCGGTTTCCATGATCACGGTCACCCCGGCCTTTGCATCTTCGGACAAACCCGGGGAAGGTGTCACTGTTAAACCTGCACGGGCGACCTGGAACACAGGATATTTTCAGGAAGCAATTGTCAGCCGTGCCTTGACCGAATTAGGGTATAAGGTCAACAAGCCCAAAGATCTGAAAAACCCGATTTTCTACAAAGCATTGACTCTGGGCGATCTGGACTACTGGTGCAATGGCTGGTTTCCCATGCATAACGACCAGCTGCCCAAAAATTTCGATGACAAAGCCGAGAAAATCGGATACGTGGCCCCGGCCGGGGGACTTCAGGGGTATCTGGTATCTAAAGATGCGGTTGAAAAATATAACATCCAATCATTGGATGACTTTAAACGTGAAGAGGTTAAAAAGGCCTTTGACAAAAATCATGACGGCAAAGCGGATCTAACCGCATGCCCTCCGGGCTGGGGATGTGAAAAAATCATTGCCCACCACTTGAAGGTTTATGATCTTGAAGATGACATCAATCCCGTCAAAGCATCTTATGAAGCAGGTATGGCATCTGCCATCGGCGCATACAAAGCCGGAGAACCCATCTTCTTTTATACCTGGACCCCGAACTGGACCGTATATAAACTTAAACCCGGCAAAGACGTAATGTGGGTTAACGTACCCAAAATCATGCCCACTAAAGCCCAGACCACGGCGGTGGAAAGAATGACCCAGTCCGGCGTTGAAGGCGCCGTGACAGATCCGGTAAAACTAGGATTTGTTGTTTCCGATATCCGAATTGTGGCCAACAAAAAATTTTTGGCAGACAACCCTGCGGCTAAAAAATTTCTTGAAATATTCACCCTGCCCCTTGCAGATATCAACGAACAGAACACCCGCATGAACGCAGGAGAAAAATCCGCCAAAGACATCCAGAAACATGTCTCCGAGTGGATCGCTAAAAATCAGGCAAAATGGGATGACTGGCTGGCCCAGGCCCGTGCTGCTGCAAAATAG
- a CDS encoding ABC transporter ATP-binding protein has translation MIKIQRLEMKDICKSFQGFHANKDINLEINSGEILGLLGENGAGKTTLMNILYGIYQPDSGSILINGEPVRISNPLESINVGIGMVHQHFMLIQNHSVIENIALGYKDTPFLFPQKVLRKKIKAFSSQFDFQIDLDQKVWQLSAGEQQRVEIIKTLLNGADLLILDEPTSVLTPQEIKELIEILRRMKAEGHSVIFISHKLDEIMDICDRVTVLRKGRIAGGTQTKDTDKLGLARMMVGKDVALTMNREKRPKGDRVLSVQNIHVTGDKGLAAVKNVSFDVHKNEILGVAGVAGNGQRELAEAITGIRAIDSGSVIINGRDITNISPKKIYDNGVSHVPEERIRFGIAPGLLLYDNAILKQHHLKKFSKRYFLKYESIKLHAKSIITEFRVATHSINNQIRNLSGGNIQKLILGREISEQPQLLVASHPTYGLDVGATMFLREHLLKLCSQGSSVLLFSEDLDEIFELCDRVAVIFAGEFMGILDTDDEQVSDIGLMMAGSKRIDTKPVKAKIAN, from the coding sequence ATGATTAAAATTCAGCGCCTTGAAATGAAGGATATCTGCAAATCGTTCCAAGGCTTCCATGCCAACAAGGATATCAATCTTGAGATCAATTCCGGGGAGATCCTGGGGTTGCTTGGGGAGAACGGTGCGGGTAAAACCACGCTGATGAATATTCTTTATGGCATTTATCAGCCTGATTCGGGCAGTATCTTGATTAACGGCGAGCCTGTCCGAATTTCCAATCCGCTGGAGTCCATCAATGTCGGCATCGGCATGGTTCACCAACACTTCATGCTGATCCAGAATCATTCTGTGATTGAAAATATCGCGCTTGGCTATAAAGACACTCCGTTTTTATTTCCCCAAAAAGTATTGCGCAAAAAAATAAAAGCATTTTCAAGCCAGTTTGATTTCCAGATTGACCTTGATCAAAAGGTTTGGCAGCTGTCCGCCGGAGAACAGCAGCGGGTTGAAATCATAAAAACCCTTTTAAACGGGGCGGACTTGCTTATTCTGGACGAACCCACATCCGTTCTGACGCCCCAGGAGATCAAAGAGCTTATTGAAATTCTTCGCAGGATGAAAGCTGAGGGTCACAGTGTGATTTTCATCTCCCACAAACTCGATGAAATTATGGATATCTGCGACCGGGTTACCGTACTGCGTAAAGGAAGAATAGCTGGGGGGACTCAAACCAAAGATACAGACAAATTGGGACTTGCCCGAATGATGGTGGGCAAAGATGTAGCTCTGACCATGAATCGGGAAAAGCGGCCTAAAGGAGACCGTGTACTCAGTGTCCAAAATATCCATGTCACAGGAGATAAGGGACTTGCCGCAGTTAAAAACGTATCCTTTGATGTGCATAAAAATGAAATATTGGGTGTGGCAGGTGTAGCAGGGAACGGACAGCGGGAACTGGCCGAGGCCATCACCGGCATCCGGGCCATCGACTCAGGCAGCGTGATAATCAACGGCAGGGACATTACCAATATATCCCCCAAAAAGATTTATGACAACGGGGTCTCCCACGTCCCCGAGGAACGCATCCGGTTTGGTATTGCGCCGGGCCTTTTACTGTATGACAATGCCATTTTAAAACAGCATCATCTCAAAAAATTTTCCAAAAGGTATTTTCTTAAATACGAAAGCATTAAATTACATGCAAAATCCATTATAACCGAATTCCGGGTGGCCACGCACTCCATTAACAACCAGATCAGAAACCTTTCCGGCGGCAACATCCAAAAATTGATCCTTGGCCGGGAAATCAGCGAGCAGCCACAGTTGCTGGTGGCATCTCACCCCACCTACGGGCTTGATGTCGGCGCCACCATGTTCCTGCGTGAACATCTGCTCAAACTTTGCAGCCAGGGCAGTTCCGTGCTGCTTTTCTCAGAGGATCTGGATGAAATTTTTGAGCTGTGCGACCGCGTGGCCGTAATTTTCGCAGGCGAGTTTATGGGCATTCTGGATACCGATGATGAACAGGTCAGCGATATCGGCCTGATGATGGCCGGCTCAAAACGCATTGACACTAAACCGGTCAAAGCAAAAATTGCAAATTAA
- a CDS encoding DUF3334 family protein — MEISTNQSIDSIAKLFLETTQTMLEQSTGKEINYANTIQKITKVCMMPDLTCFVQFYGDYMGLVIFNFSDEAAFEIYKHYMINMGMPEEELARSISDPEVPDTIGEITNQLMGQLIKSVEEAYDLNACYGQPKALTISSAVSLSINDTYTENRRLSFRIDNSIFRIEIAMENSEFIDAAGL, encoded by the coding sequence ATGGAAATATCAACCAATCAGTCCATTGACAGCATTGCCAAACTTTTCTTGGAAACAACCCAGACCATGCTTGAGCAAAGCACCGGTAAAGAAATAAATTACGCCAACACCATCCAGAAAATCACCAAGGTATGCATGATGCCGGACCTGACCTGCTTTGTTCAATTTTACGGAGACTACATGGGCCTTGTAATTTTCAATTTCAGTGATGAGGCTGCCTTTGAAATTTACAAGCACTATATGATCAACATGGGCATGCCTGAAGAGGAACTGGCCAGATCCATTTCCGACCCTGAAGTACCTGATACCATTGGAGAAATCACCAATCAGCTCATGGGGCAGCTAATAAAATCCGTTGAAGAAGCATATGACCTGAATGCCTGTTACGGCCAGCCCAAAGCACTGACCATCAGTTCAGCCGTCTCCTTGTCCATTAACGACACGTACACGGAAAACCGCCGCCTCTCCTTTAGGATAGATAACTCAATTTTCCGCATTGAAATTGCCATGGAAAATTCTGAATTTATTGATGCAGCCGGCCTCTAA
- a CDS encoding ABC transporter permease encodes MEEIIISTIQRTMVAGTPLLLATTGEVICERAGILNLGVEGVMAVGAVTAFIVTMTTGHPWLGVVAAMAAGVAVSLIHAVASVTLQANQVVSGLALTMLGLGLSGMMGKPYVGRPLTVKMDDMAIPFLSDLPWVGKALFHQSPFLYLAIILAMAAWFFLDFTRMGIQIRSTGENPKATETQGVNVSLVRYTCVMTGGVFSALAGAHLSISYSSSWVEGMTAGRGWIAIALTIFALWNPGRAIFASFIFGGIFVLQYLLQPLGISPNFLAMLPYLSTLIILLAISFKDPRRLNAPAWLGAAYKRGER; translated from the coding sequence ATGGAAGAGATCATCATTTCAACAATTCAAAGAACCATGGTAGCAGGCACACCACTGCTTTTGGCAACAACCGGCGAAGTGATCTGTGAACGGGCCGGCATCCTTAATTTGGGTGTGGAAGGCGTTATGGCCGTAGGCGCCGTCACCGCTTTTATTGTCACGATGACAACGGGTCACCCCTGGCTTGGTGTCGTTGCTGCCATGGCAGCAGGTGTTGCCGTTTCCCTGATCCATGCCGTGGCTTCAGTAACGCTGCAGGCCAATCAGGTGGTCTCAGGCCTTGCGTTGACCATGCTGGGCTTAGGGTTGTCCGGGATGATGGGAAAGCCTTATGTGGGCCGCCCCCTGACCGTTAAAATGGATGATATGGCCATCCCCTTTTTATCTGATCTGCCCTGGGTCGGCAAAGCCCTTTTTCACCAAAGTCCCTTTCTTTACCTGGCCATTATCCTGGCCATGGCCGCCTGGTTTTTTCTGGACTTTACCCGCATGGGCATTCAGATCAGATCCACCGGGGAAAATCCCAAGGCCACTGAGACCCAGGGAGTGAACGTTTCTTTGGTCCGATATACATGCGTTATGACGGGTGGTGTTTTCTCCGCCCTTGCCGGGGCTCATCTGTCCATATCTTACTCATCTTCCTGGGTAGAGGGTATGACGGCCGGTCGAGGCTGGATCGCCATTGCCCTGACCATCTTTGCCTTGTGGAATCCAGGTCGGGCCATTTTTGCCTCATTTATATTTGGCGGCATTTTTGTACTCCAATATCTGCTCCAGCCTTTGGGGATTTCTCCCAATTTTCTGGCCATGCTGCCCTACCTGTCTACATTGATCATTCTTCTGGCTATCTCCTTTAAAGACCCAAGACGGCTCAATGCCCCGGCCTGGTTAGGTGCAGCTTACAAACGAGGTGAACGATAA
- a CDS encoding ABC transporter permease has product MIRITTSDRYNITALRSFMTNVAALGAGILVISLIFLAAGVNPLYAVSQIFIESFGSVYGIKETITKAIPLILIGAGLTLAFRAKFWNIGAEGQLLMGAIFATWTAQHLGNTLPSVIIVPLIFTAGFIGGALWGIIPAILKIKYAINEVITTLMLNYICAEFLTMLIVGPWKGKTRFGFPGTDALPDAAILGVLPGSRIHYATLILAILCSVGLCILIYRTRFGYEARVVGENPDAGKYAGIDFLKTSLILMAISGGLAGFAGVGEVAGIHHYLGYPASVSSGYGFTAIIVAWLAKLNPLYAIVSGLFFAGIIVGGDAIQISLGLPAATVEIVNGILLIFLIMGDYFLYHKVQIHWPRSNSYQ; this is encoded by the coding sequence ATGATACGGATTACCACAAGCGACCGCTACAATATTACTGCTTTAAGATCCTTTATGACCAATGTCGCCGCCCTTGGGGCCGGTATTTTGGTCATCAGCCTCATTTTTCTTGCCGCAGGCGTCAACCCGTTGTATGCGGTCTCCCAGATATTTATTGAATCCTTTGGATCTGTTTACGGCATCAAAGAAACCATTACCAAGGCCATTCCTCTGATCCTCATCGGGGCAGGCCTTACCCTTGCTTTCAGAGCCAAATTCTGGAACATCGGTGCAGAAGGCCAACTGCTCATGGGTGCCATCTTCGCCACATGGACTGCCCAGCATCTGGGCAATACACTGCCATCTGTCATTATCGTACCGTTGATATTTACGGCCGGTTTCATCGGCGGTGCATTATGGGGCATTATTCCGGCCATACTCAAAATTAAATATGCCATCAACGAGGTCATCACCACCCTGATGCTCAATTATATCTGCGCAGAATTTTTAACCATGCTCATTGTGGGGCCATGGAAGGGAAAAACCCGGTTTGGATTTCCGGGCACGGATGCCCTGCCCGATGCCGCCATTTTAGGCGTACTGCCGGGGTCCCGTATTCATTATGCCACCCTGATCCTGGCCATTCTCTGTTCGGTAGGGCTGTGTATCTTAATTTATAGAACCCGGTTCGGTTACGAAGCTCGGGTGGTGGGAGAAAACCCCGATGCCGGCAAATATGCGGGCATTGATTTTCTTAAAACCAGTCTCATTCTCATGGCCATTTCAGGGGGACTTGCAGGGTTTGCCGGTGTGGGAGAGGTGGCCGGCATCCACCATTACTTAGGATATCCTGCCTCGGTGTCATCTGGGTATGGATTCACTGCCATCATTGTGGCCTGGCTGGCCAAACTGAATCCCTTGTATGCCATTGTGTCGGGGCTGTTTTTCGCCGGCATTATCGTGGGCGGAGATGCGATCCAGATATCATTGGGACTGCCGGCGGCCACAGTTGAAATTGTCAACGGCATCCTGCTTATCTTTCTGATCATGGGGGATTACTTTTTATACCATAAGGTTCAAATCCACTGGCCTCGGTCCAACAGCTATCAATAA